The window GACTTGATCAGAAGAACGCTAGTTCTTCGCGCCCGGATAGACCGGACGGCGGTGGGCCGGTGCCGGCGCCGGTTCGGGCAGCCGCAGCGTCGCCCGGAGCGACCGCTGCCGGTACCCGCGGGGCCGAGTCGGCCTCGGCCACGCGGTGAAGCCGGCGTCGAGGTCGGTGACGGTCGCGATGTGACCGTCCACGTCGGTGGCGCCGGGATCGTCGGCGACGAACAGCGATGCGCGCTCACGCACAGCCGGCCCGTGACGGTCGACCTGGCTGCCGTCCAGCACGACGATGTCGGAAACCTCGGCTGCGGAGACCATGTCGTCGCCGTCCTGCGCCCACCACGCGACGGGAATCTTCTGCTGCGGCGGGGTGGGGACGTTGAGGGGGCCGGTGATGTCGAAGATCCCGCGGTGGTCGGCGTAGACGATCCGGTCGGAATCGGCGAAACGCAGGTCGTGCGGGCGCCCACGGATCGTGTCGGCCGGCCAGCTCTCCCACAGGGTGCGGGTGGCGTGGATCGCATCGGTCGTGGCTGCGGGACTCGGCCCGGCATCGATCCACACCCCTTCCCGAGTCAGGTTGTCCGGCGCCGATCGGTCTTCCACACCGGTGAGCCAGCCGACCCGGCCGCGGCTGGTGTGATCGAGCGATGCGAGTCGGCGAGCCAGGTTGTACGGGTGGTCGAGGTGGGGGACCGCGGTGACGAACACACCGACGTCGTCGGTGGCGGCGATCAAGGCCGCGGCGGACACGCTGGGCGACAGCGCGGCAGTGGGTCGGGGAGCGGTCCGCGACACCCGCTCGACGCCGAGCAGGACGAAGTCCGCGCCCGTGCGGGTGATGAATGCGGCGAGTTCGTCGACCCGGCCGCGGCGAATCGCGTCGACGAGCAGATGCTCACCGAGTGCGAGGCCGTAGAAGGTCCTGCTGCGCTGGATCACACTCATCGAAGGTCTCCCGTTGTCGGTTCGAGGGTCTGCTGTCGTGATGTCAAAGGTCATCTCCTGAGAAGAGGGTGGATGTCGCGAGGGCGAGGGACGCCATCCCGAGGATCACCAGCAACATCGATACGGACGCACTACGCCGTAGGACACTGGACCGCGGATTCCGCGGGTCGTACCACAGCCAGAGGACCTGCCCGACAACGAACTCTCCCCTATCCGCGTCGGGCAGAAACGCACCGTGCGTCGGTCCGGGATCGAAGGTCCGCCGCTGACCGACGAACTCGTCGCTTCCGACCCGGTACGAGTAGCTGATCGATGGCCGTACGTCGACGACCGAGCACTCGGACCCGGTCCACGACCGGGATCTCCACAGCGCGAATACGCCCGGAACCCCACGGAACAGAAGGAACGCACCCGCGATGACCCAGACGGTGATCACACGGGCCACGCTACGGCCCGCGTCGGTGTGTGGTACAGCCTTCTCCGCAGCGTGAGTGGAAACACGAACCCCGTGCTTTTCGATACCCGGCAGGTGAATGCGGCTCGAATAGCTCTGTCCGGCAGACCGTTAGGAAGGTCGTTGCGATCAGGACGAGCGGAAAACCCCATCAGCGGTTCCGTCATCGCGGTGATCCTCGGACTGGTCCTCGCAAGGGGGCTCGGCCTGACGTCGGCGTACTTCGGCCGGGCCTGCTGGATACCCAGATCTTCGCGGTCGCCCCGCACATCCACGACTTCCGCACCGCGGCCACCTCCGTGCCCTGGTTCTACGACACGTGGACGGAACGCAAGTGAGTGCTACTGGGCGACAGAATGTTTCATGGCCTCACGTGACCAGAATCAGACTGAGCGCAACGCTCGTCCGGTGAGTGATGCTCTGGGAGGGTAACGACTATCGCGGAGAGGGGAACCGTCATGAGCCGTCATTCCGTCATCGGACTGCACGTCGACGCCGCACTCGTCATCGAACTGCTCCACCCGAGAGAGCCGGCGCGGCGAGAAGAGTTCGGACGCAGCATCGACGAGTCGGGAATCGACTTCGTCGTTCTTGGCGGCGACCGGCTGGACGCGGGGGACGCGAGTCACCCGACGATCGATGCGACCGTGGCCGCCACCGTCCTGGCTCGTCACACGACGTCGGTCGGGCTGGTGGTGGCTGATACTCCCGTCCGCGATCACCCGTTCAATCTCGCGCGCCGGCTCGGCTCGCTCGACCACGGATCTCACGGCAGGGTCGGCTGGCTGATCGGGTCACCCTCGGTGGACGCGGCGGTCGATGCCGTGTCGGTGGTCCGGAAGTTGTGGGAGAGCTGGCCGGGTGACACCATCATCGACGACGCCGAGCGTGGCATCTTTGCGGAATCCGAGCGAATCGTCTACATCGATCATGCGGGCACGTACTCGGTGTCGGGCCCGCTCAACGTCCCCGAGCCACCGCAACGCAAGCCGCCCGTGTTCTGGCGTCCCGTGAATGAAGCCGGACTGATGACGGCGCGGCGCACGGCCGACGCCGTGATCCTTGCGGACGAGGATGCGGTGCGACGCTATCGGGCGCACTTCGACCCCGATGCCGCCCGCGACCAGGTGTTGCTGATCGACCGGCACTGGGCGCCCGGCGGCGTTTCCCCTCTGACGGAGGCCGACGGCGTCGTCTTCCGAGGGGCCACCACGACCACCTTGCAGGCTCTGCTCGACGCGGTACGGCGGGAGCCGATCTTCCAGGACCCGCGGCGCACCCTGCGTGACCGTCTGGGCCTGCAGGCGGCGGAGACCGTACTGTCCGGCGGCCGCAGCGCGTTCCCGATCAGCTGAGCATTCCACCGAAGGCAGGAGATTCACCATGACAGCGGTATCCGAGGTCCCCGCACCGGGGGCGGTGCGTCCACCGGCACGCGGCTCCGCCGAACTGGCCGCCGTGATCGCCGAGATCGCCGAGGACGCCTCGCGGCGACGCACCCGTGGCGGAACCGAAGGCCCGCAGCGGGCCGTCGAGTTGATCCGCGAACACCGGCTCGGGGCCGTGCGTGTGCCGCGGGAACACGGCGGCGGTGGCTATACCTTGCAGGATCTCTTCGATCTGGTGATCGACCTCGCCGAGGCCGATCCCGATGTGCCTCACATC of the Rhodococcus oxybenzonivorans genome contains:
- a CDS encoding DUF3592 domain-containing protein gives rise to the protein MITVWVIAGAFLLFRGVPGVFALWRSRSWTGSECSVVDVRPSISYSYRVGSDEFVGQRRTFDPGPTHGAFLPDADRGEFVVGQVLWLWYDPRNPRSSVLRRSASVSMLLVILGMASLALATSTLFSGDDL
- a CDS encoding LLM class flavin-dependent oxidoreductase, with the protein product MSRHSVIGLHVDAALVIELLHPREPARREEFGRSIDESGIDFVVLGGDRLDAGDASHPTIDATVAATVLARHTTSVGLVVADTPVRDHPFNLARRLGSLDHGSHGRVGWLIGSPSVDAAVDAVSVVRKLWESWPGDTIIDDAERGIFAESERIVYIDHAGTYSVSGPLNVPEPPQRKPPVFWRPVNEAGLMTARRTADAVILADEDAVRRYRAHFDPDAARDQVLLIDRHWAPGGVSPLTEADGVVFRGATTTTLQALLDAVRREPIFQDPRRTLRDRLGLQAAETVLSGGRSAFPIS
- a CDS encoding LLM class flavin-dependent oxidoreductase; protein product: MSVIQRSRTFYGLALGEHLLVDAIRRGRVDELAAFITRTGADFVLLGVERVSRTAPRPTAALSPSVSAAALIAATDDVGVFVTAVPHLDHPYNLARRLASLDHTSRGRVGWLTGVEDRSAPDNLTREGVWIDAGPSPAATTDAIHATRTLWESWPADTIRGRPHDLRFADSDRIVYADHRGIFDITGPLNVPTPPQQKIPVAWWAQDGDDMVSAAEVSDIVVLDGSQVDRHGPAVRERASLFVADDPGATDVDGHIATVTDLDAGFTAWPRPTRPRGYRQRSLRATLRLPEPAPAPAHRRPVYPGAKN